In Drosophila bipectinata strain 14024-0381.07 chromosome 2R, DbipHiC1v2, whole genome shotgun sequence, one genomic interval encodes:
- the sbb gene encoding streptococcal hemagglutinin isoform X1 produces the protein MESMRRNEANTSHHPNKVALNSSNVATESNIKSNKLLANLSAAGAASATATATTAASAATATTANQALNFNNKTKTTTTTTAATAAANNQKSNHNNNNNNNSSATIKKHTNTKVTGTGKSTACSSSSSLSSSSSSNSSESKDTNFEYEDEWNIGGIPELLDDLDADIEKSAAHSSGGGNQATALNAKQATSSSTSSSSSSKGGASSTSVSVPTAQAASVSSHKSHKTTLHSNLSATSPTTIKFTRQPVAGGGSTSSSSSAAPSSGGANVVAKGSSSSSSSSSSSSSSSSSSSSSSSSTSSSSSGKHHHHHHHHSNSSSNNGSSSKGYKSALVAQLNSPSPLNSSSKALSQGTGSGNGNGAGAGSTLSSSTFAGFSKGGSLVSSSASSSTASSGAAAGSTATAGGSGQQGAKFPAGGMSSQTGNSSNNNNNSSSGNSGSGSGSSSSGSNSLGSGSGSGSGSNNNNTTAGGATSSQGGSSSSGSGSSSSSSSSGKSSAKMSIDHQATLDKGLKMKIKRTKPGTKSSEAKHEIVKATDQQQNGALGAGSNSSANDDGSSGSSSNNTSSLAAGNSSSSASSGSSSSSGSGSSGSSKKHLNNANASSGSSSGGGGQNNSGGHASGGGSSGGGQSTPQGTKRGSSGHRREKTKDKNAHSNRMSVDKSAAAASAAGEKDTPEKGSGAGSGGSPCSCNGEVGAPCSHHACIRRAAHMSNSGSNSNSGSGSGSNSSSSMSAVPPGVFTPSAGSPSAGSPSAVVPAAASLLAAAGGAASGGSQLANSGASGVGGSGGGPNAPGPPGKDSSGSGIKISSHIAAQLAAAAASNNSYSGSGSNSNQGQNSNSGGSGGADSKAAAAAQAKLMAPGMISATMHHTISVPAGSGGPGDEETKSPPAKRAKHEAGAGSGASGKEMVDICIGTSVGTITEPDCLGPCEPGTSVTLEGIVWHETEGGVLVVNVTWRGKTYVGTLLDCTRHDWAPPRFCDSPTEELDSRTPKGRGKRGRSAGLTPDLSNFTETRSSIYFSHAQVHSKLRNGATKGRGATRSASGNAAANSGSSGNGGGATPSTSPTAFLPPRAEKRKSKDEAPSPLNGDASDGGAGSGVAGAGGVNMVNASGIPISASGGGLATQPQSLLNPVTGLNVQISTKKCKTASPCAISPVLLECPEQDCSKKYKHANGLRYHQSHAHGAGGGVSSMDEDSMQAPEEPATPPSPGVAAAAGSGSAPTTASGAGAAAAGTSPAAAPVSAPVSTPAAGISNPVTNGSAPPASPSVAAASNSSSTAAETSPPPAIAAPPPVTPPASASGLPSAGGEPSAAPVLPMGSLPLAGAAPPVAQPPLPTQQPQLLAPAGSASSNPQQQPQQPQPVAGGSITAGISGQALSQHQQQLMGGLPAMLSEQQQQALLQQGALKAGVLRFGPPDGAPLQQQQPGQAPGGNPQTQQSPPRPPSHSHSQDGQQTPTSYAQQAGLKTSPGFGSVGVGGSGTKQKKNRKSPGPGDFDGRVSREDVQSPAYSDISDDSTPVAEQEMLDKSVGQAAAAKHIELLGKKPPEVGVGVGVPPAPAPNMYVPGMYQFYPAQQQAPPQPPQQPQPQPYMVQTEPGKPPGMPPALTPQQQQQLQPGAPPPTSQASSHLLGPPVQPQSVAAHLADYSGKNKDPPLDLMTKPQQPGQQQPPQQPGQQPGQPDNQNNGKDGGSGGPPTSQAGSQPPPVNLSAVAGPPPGALPPGLGGISALGAAGLGGPGPGKGLPHYYPFNFIPPAYPYNVDPNFGPVSIVASEEAAKLAGHPGMPPSSQAQQLSGISIKEERLKESPSPHDQPKHMPPQQQLLANKVIKQEPMTKQEIKQEPNQNPGPQHQPPSQPAAPQPQQPQPPPPQPQQPHALHPKDLQALGAYPAIYQRHSMNLAAVQQARDEELRRYYMFTGRQNQAAAAAAAAAQNAANAGAPGGGLPPHPGLLHKDEPGLSASQSQQVHQQQQQQQQMQLAQQQQQALQQHHQHLQQQHQQQQQQQQQQQQQQQQQQQQQQQKLKQSQAASAAANNKATNLTKDSPKQKSSAAEEEQQQQQLKVKQEGQKPTMETQGPPPPPTSQYFLHPSYISPAPFGFDPNHPMYRNVLMSAAGPYNAAPYHLPIPRYHAPEDLSRNTGTKALDALHHAASQYYTTHKIHELSERALKSPTSGSGPVKVSVSSPSIGPPQPGGPVSSGGPSSGPGPVSGVLGPGSGPSQPPGSAPGSAGGVPLNLQPPPGGLGPAPGSKPDLSGPKGHGVPSVGSGLDGHKQSLSGGPPPNGPSGNGAVGGVGGGAGNGAPGGGGAGAADSRSPPPQRHVHTHHHTHVGLGYPMYPAPYGAAVLASQQAAAVAVINPFPPGPSK, from the exons ATGGAGTCAATGAGACGTAACGAGGCGAACACTAGCCACCACCCGAACAAG GTGGCCCTGAATAGCAGCAACGTAGCAACGGAAAGCAATATTAAGAGTAATAAATTGTTAGCTAATTTAAGTGCGGCAGGAGCAGCTTCAGCTACAGCTACAGCTACAACGGCAGCATCGGCAGCTACAGCGACAACAGCGAATCAAGCGCTGAATTTCAAtaacaaaacgaaaacaacaacaacaacaacagcagcgaCAGCGGCGGCGAATAATCAGAAGAGCAaccacaataacaacaacaacaacaactctAGTGCGACGATCAAgaagcacacaaacacaa AGGTAACTGGGACGGGCAAGAGCACCGCTTGCAGCTCATCCTCGTCACTGTCCTCGTCGAGTAGCTCCAACTCGAGCGAGTCAAAGGACACGAACTTTGAGTACGAGGACGAGTGGAATATTGGCGGCATACCAGAGCTGCTGGACGACTTGGACGCGGACATCGAAAAGTCGGCGGCGCATTCTTCGGGTGGTGGCAACCAGGCTACCGCGCTAAATGCCAAGCAGGCAACCAGCTCCTCCACATCCTCCTCATCATCCTCCAAGGGCGGCGCCTCATCCACATCGGTATCGGTGCCAACAGCACAAGCAGCATCGGTGTCATCGCACAAGTCACACAAGACCACGTTGCACAGCAACTTGTCGGCCACATCGCCAACCACAATTAAGTTCACACGGCAGCCGGTGGCCGGCGGTGGATcgacctcctcctcctcaagCGCAGCCCCCTCTAGCGGCGGCGCTAACGTGGTGGCCAAGGGATCCTCTTCCTCGTCCTCTTCCTCATCTTCttcctcctcgtcgtcgtcgtcgtcgtcctcatcgtcgtcgtcgacATCATCGTCTTCGTCGGGgaagcaccaccaccaccatcatcaCCACTCCAACTCGAGCAGCAACAACGGCAGCAGCTCCAAGGGCTACAAGTCCGCTTTGGTGGCCCAACTGAACAGTCCCAGTCCCCTGAACAGCAGTTCCAAGGCCCTGAGCCAGGGAACCGGCAGCGGGAACGGTAACGGAGCAGGAGCCGGCAGCACATTGTCATCCTCGACATTTGCCGGCTTCTCGAAGGGCGGTAGCCTAGTCTCCTCCTCGGCCTCGTCCTCCACCGCATCTTCGGGCGCGGCAGCAGGATCCACGGCGACGGCAGGTGGCAGTGGTCAGCAGGGAGCCAAATTCCCCGCTGGCGGCATGTCCTCGCAAACAGGCAactccagcaacaacaacaacaacagcagcagcggcaacagcgGAAGCGGGAGCGGCAGCAGCTCGTCCGGAAGCAACAGCCTAGGGAGCGGCAGTGGTAGTGGTAGCgggagcaacaacaacaacacaaccGCCGGCGGTGCGACGAGTTCGCaaggcggcagcagcagcagcggcagcggtagcagcagctccagctcctccagTGGCAAATCGAGCGCAAAGATGTCCATTGACCACCAGGCCACGCTCGACAAAGGACTCAAAATGAAGATCAAGCGCACCAAGCCGGGCACCAAGAGCTCGGAGGCCAAGCACGAGATTGTGAAGGCCACCGACCAGCAGCAGAACGGAGCCCTGGGCGCCGGATCCAACAGCTCGGCCAACGATGACGGTAGCTCCGGCTCCAGTTCCAACAACACGTCTTCCCTGGCCGCCGGCAACTCGTCGAGCAGCGCCAGCAGTGGCAGCTCCtccagcagcggcagcgggtCCTCGGGGAGCAGCAAGAAGCACCTGAACAACGCCAACGCCAGCAGTGGCTCCTCCTCGGGCGGCGGAGGGCAGAACAATTCCGGCGGTCATGCCAGCGGAGGGGGATCCTCCGGAGGCGGCCAATCCACGCCGCAGGGCACCAAGCGCGGCAGTTCCGGTCACCGGCGCGAGAAGACCAAGGACAAGAACGCACATTCCAATCGCATGTCCGTGGACAAGTCGGCGGCTGCAGCTTCGGCGGCCGGCGAGAAGGACACGCCGGAGAAGGGCTCGGGAGCCGGATCCGGGGGATCACCGTGCTCGTGCAACGGGGAGGTGGGGGCGCCGTGCTCCCACCACGCCTGCATTCGTCGCGCAGCTCACATGTCCAACTCCGGCAGCAACTCGAACTCCGGTAGCGGCTCAGGATCCAACAGCAGCTCCTCCATGTCAGCGGTGCCCCCGGGGGTGTTTACTCCCTCGGCTGGTTCCCCCTCCGCCGGGTCGCCATCGGCTGTTGTGCCGGCGGCTGCCTCTTTGTTGGCGGCCGCCGGAGGAGCCGCCTCAGGTGGCTCCCAGCTAGCCAACAGTGGCGCCAGCGGCGTGGGAGGGTCCGGCGGAGGGCCCAATGCCCCCGGCCCGCCGGGCAAGGACTCCTCCGGCAGCGGCATCAAAATCTCCTCACACATCGCCGCCCAGCTGGCGGCGGCCGCTGCCTCCAACAACAGCTACAGCGGGAGTGGCTCCAACTCGAACCAGGGCCAGAACAGCAACAGTGGCGGCAGCGGCGGAGCCGACAGCAAGGCAGCTGCCGCGGCACAGGCCAAGCTGATGGCCCCCGGCATGATCTCAGCCACCATGCACCACACAATCTCGGTGCCGGCCGGCAGCGGAGGCCCTGGCGACGAGGAGACCAAATCGCCGCCAGCCAAGAGGGCCAAGCATGAGGCGGGAGCCGGCAGCGGAGCCAGTGGCAAGGAGATGGTGGACATCTGCATCGGCACCTCGGTGGGAACGATCACCGAGCCGGACTGCTTGGGCCCGTGTGAGCCGGGCACCTCGGTGACCCTCGAGGGCATCGTGTGGCACGAGACCGAGGGCGGCGTGCTCGTGGTCAACGTGACGTGGCGGGGCAAGACCTACGTGGGCACCCTGCTCGACTGCACCCGCCACGACTGGGCTCCTCCAAG ATTCTGTGATTCACCAACTGAAGAATTAGATTCTCGAACTCCAAAGGGACGCGGCAAGCGCGGACGCAGTGCAGGTCTTACCCCGGACCTTAGCAACTTTACCGAGACCAGAAGTTCG ATTTACTTCTCGCACGCCCAGGTGCACTCCAAGCTGCGCAACGGCGCCACCAAGGGACGCGGCGCGACCCGCAGCGCTTCCGGCAATGCGGCAGCCAACAGCGGCTCCTCGGGCAACGGGGGCGGGGCCACGCCCAGCACCTCGCCCACAGCCTTCCTGCCGCCGCGGGCGGAGAAGCGCAAGTCCAAGGACGAGGCGCCATCGCCCCTCAACGGCGACGCTTCAGACGGTGGCGCCGGCTCCGGTGTGGCGGGAGCCGGTGGCGTGAACATGGTGAACGCCAGCGGCATCCCCATCTCGGCCAGCGGCGGTGGCCTGGCCACCCAGCCGCAGAGCCTGCTCAATCCGGTCACCGGCCTGAATGTCCAGATCAGCACCAAGAAATGTAAGACTGCCTCGCCCTGCGCGATCTCCCCGGTGCTGCTTGAGTGTCCCGAGCAGGACTGCAGCAAGAAGTACAAGCACGCCAACGGCCTGCGCTACCACCAGTCGCACGCCCACGGAGCCGGCGGCGGAGTCAGCTCCATGGACGAGGACTCCATGCAGGCGCCCGAGGAACCAGCCACGCCGCCCTCGCCCGgagtggcagcggcagcaggaTCAGGATCTGCCCCTACCACTGCATcgggagcaggagcagctgcCGCCGGCACTTCTCCAGCTGCGGCACCGGTTTCTGCGCCTGTCAGCACTCCAGCCGCTGGTATCTCTAATCCCGTAACCAACGGCAGTGCTCCTCCAGCTTCCCCGTCAGTGGCCGCGGCCAGCAACAGTTCTTCCACTGCGGCCGAGACCTCACCCCCACCAGCAATCGCTGCCCCGCCCCCGGTTACGCCTCCAGCCTCGGCTTCTGGCCTCCCGTCAGCCGGAGGAGAGCCCTCTGCCGCTCCAGTTCTGCCCATGGGCAGCCTGCCGCTGGCAGGTGCGGCTCCTCCGGTCGCCCAACCCCCTCTGCCGACTCAGCAGCCACAGCTGCTCGCTCCGGCGGGCAGTGCGTCCAGCAATCCCcaacagcagccgcagcaacCGCAGCCAGTGGCCGGAGGAAGCATTACCGCTGGAATCTCCGGGCAGGCTCTGtcgcagcaccagcagcagctgaTGGGCGGACTGCCGGCCATGTTGTcggagcagcaacagcaggccCTGCTGCAGCAAGGAGCAC TGAAAGCCGGAGTCCTCCGCTTTGGGCCACCGGATGGGGCTCCcctgcagcaacagcagccgggTCAGGCACCTGGCGGCAACCCACAGACACAGCAGTCGCCTCCCCGACCGCccagccacagccacagccaaGACGGACAGCAGACGCCGACCAGCTACGCCCAGCAGGCGGGGCTGAAGACCTCGCCAGGATTCGGATCCGTGGGGGTCGGCGGATCGGGCACTAAGCAGAAGAAGAACCGCAAGTCGCCCGGACCTGGCGACTTCGATGGGCGAGTGTCGCGCGAGGATGTCCAGAGTCCGGCCTACAGTGATATATCCGACGACTCCACCCCGGTGGCCGAGCAGGAGATGCTGGACAAGTCGGTCGGCCAGGCGGCGGCGGCCAAGCACATCGAGTTGCTGGGCAAGAAGCCGCCGGAggtgggcgtgggcgtgggAGTGCCGCCGGCCCCGGCCCCCAACATGTATGTGCCGGGAATGTACCAGTTCTATCCAGCGCAACAGCAGGCCCCGCCCCAGCCCCCGCAGCAgccccagccgcagccgtacATGGTGCAGACGGAGCCGGGCAAGCCGCCGGGAATGCCTCCGGCCCTGActccccagcagcagcagcagctgcagccgGGAGCTCCGCCGCCCACGTCGCAGGCGTCCAGCCATCTGCTCGGGCCGCCTGTCCAGCCGCAGTCCGTGGCCGCCCACCTGGCAGACTACAGTGGCAAGAACAAGGATCCGCCCCTGGATCTGATGACCAAGCCACAGCAGCCGGGACAGCAGCAGCCTCCGCAGCAGCCAGGCCAGCAGCCCGGCCAGCCGGACAACCAGAACAACGGCAAGGATGGCGGCAGTGGCGGTCCGCCCACCTCGCAGGCAGGATCTCAGCCGCCGCCAGTTAACCTCAGTGCCGTGGCTGGTCCGCCGCCAGGAGCCCTGCCCCCGGGTCTGGGCGGCATTTCGGCGCTGGGAGCAGCCGGTCTGGGAGGTCCTGGACCGGGCAAGGGCTTGCCGCACTACTATCCTTTCAA CTTTATTCCCCCGGCGTATCCCTACAACGTGGATCCCAACTTCGGGCCAGTCTCCATTGTGGCGTCCGAGGAGGCCGCCAAGCTGGCCGGACATCCTGGCATGCCACCCAGCTCGCAGGCACAACAGCTGTCGGGAATCAGCATCAAGGAGGAGCGCCTTAAGGAGAGCCCCAGTCCACACGACCAGCCCAAGCACATGCCTCCCCAGCAGCAG CTTCTGGCCAACAAGGTGATAAAGCAGGAGCCGATGACCAAGCAGGAGATCAAGCAGGAGCCCAACCAGAACCCAGGGCCACAGCATCAGCCGCCCTCGCAACCGGCGGCGCCCCAGCCGCAACAGCCCCAGCCGCCTCCGCCGCAGCCTCAGCAGCCGCACGCCCTCCATCCCAAGGACCTGCAGGCCCTGGGCGCCTACCCCGCCATCTACCAGCGCCACTCCATGAACTTGGCGGCGGTGCAGCAGGCTCGCGACGAGGAGCTGAGAAG GTACTACATGTTCACGGGTCGCCAGAACCAGGCAGCAGCTGCTGCGGCCGCGGCAGCCCAGAACGCCGCCAACGCTGGAGCGCCGGGCGGAGGACTCCCGCCCCATCCCGGGCTGCTGCACAAGGACGAGCCCGGCCTGTCCGCCTCTCAGTCCCAGCAGgtgcaccagcagcagcaacagcagcagcagatgcagctggcgcagcagcaacagcaggctctccagcaacaccaccagcacctccagcagcagcaccagcagcaacagcaacaacaacagcagcaacagcaacagcaacagcaacaacaacagcagcagcagcagaagctgaAGCAGTCGCAGGCGGCAAGTGCGGCGGCCAACAACAAGGCCACCAACCTCACCAAGGACTCGCCCAAGCAGAAGAGCAGCGCCgccgaggaggagcagcagcaacagcagctgaAGGTGAAGCAGGAGGGCCAGAAGCCGACGATGGAGACGCAAGGACCCCCGCCGCCGCCCACGTCGCAGTACTTCCTCCACCCCTCGTACATCTCGCCGGCACCCTTCGGCTtcgatcccaaccatccgaTGTACCGCAACGTGCTGATGTCCGCCGCCGGGCCGTACAATGCCGCACCCTACCACCTGCCCATTCCGCGCTACCACGCCCCCGAAGATCTCTCGCGCAACACCGGCACCAAGGCACTGGATGCCCTGCATCATGCCGCCAGCCAGTACTACACCACCCACAAGATCCACGAGCTGAGCGAACGGGCCCTCAAGTCGCCCACCAGCGGCAGCGGCCCCGTCAAGGTGAGCGTCAGCAGTCCCAGCATCGGCCCGCCCCAACCGGGCGGACCAGTGAGCAGCGGTGGACCCAGCTCCGGCCCGGGACCAGTTTCTGGAGTCCTCGGTCCCGGCAGCGGCCCAAGTCAACCGCCTGGCTCAGCGCCTGGGTCTGCGGGCGGTGTGCCGCTGAACCTACAGCCACCACCCGGAGGATTGGGCCCAGCGCCCGGCAGCAAACCGGATCTGTCCGGCCCCAAGGGCCATGGCGTGCCGTCGGTCGGCTCGGGGCTGGACGGGCACAAGCAGTCACTGTCTGGCGGTCCGCCGCCCAACGGACCATCTGGCAACGGAGCCGTCGGTGGAGTGGGCGGCGGTGCCGGCAACGGTGCTCCGGGAGGAGGCGGTGCAGGTGCTGCCGACTCGCGAAGTCCGCCGCCCCAGCGTCATGTCCACACCCACCACCATACGCACGTAGGACTCGGCTACCCCATGTACCCGGCGCCCTACGGAG CGGCTGTTTTGGCTAGCCAGCAAGCGGCTGCTGTAGCTGTGATAAACCCGTTTCCGCCGGGACCGTCGAAATGA